The region TACTACGACGAGTATTTCCAGGGCATGCCTGTCGCACAGTCCTTCGCGGATATCAACCGCAATTTGGACGCGATCTGGCAAGAAGCCTACGGGATTGCCGGGTATCCAGCGGTAGCACCTGCCAGCTATCCGGTTCAGGCCGGGCAAGTGGGCGGAAACCAATGGCACAGCGGATCGGTCGGCAATCCAGCCGCGGTCGCTCCCAATATGCCATCGAGCAGCTACATGTATGCAGCCCCACCGCAGCAAGCACCGGTCCCAGGTGCTAATCACGGTGGCCAGAATCACGGTATTCCGAGTCACAGTGGATCAATTCCCAACGCAGCTTTCGCATCACACCTGAGCGGAAACGGGAACCACTGGAACGATGGGTACTACTACTGTGATACCTACACGACATCACCGGTCAGTCGTCCCGCCGCTTCGCGACAGCAGTCCGAACCGGCAGCTCGCACGCGATCAAACGAACGTCCGCCGGCATCACCTTTTTTTTTAACGGTTGATAGTCCGATCGATCAGGCTCCATCGGTTGATGCGGTCGCGGCAGCCAGGCTGCGTGCATTGAATGTGACTCACATCACTCATCTGATGAATCAAGATCCCAATCGGATGGCCGATGCGTTGGGTCTTGCGAGCGTGACCGCGGCAACGATCCGACGTTGGCAGTCAGAGTGTCGATTGGTTTGCAACGTTCCACAACTGCGAGGTTTCGACGCTCGTGTGCTGGTCGGATGCGGAATTACCGATCCGGGGCACCTTGCTGCGACCGACCCAAGCGATCTGTTGGACCGTGTCGAAGCCTTCTTGGCGACCGAACGTGGACAACGAATCTTGCTCAGCGGTACAAGCTACGAGCTGTCTCGAATCACAAGCTGGATCGCCGCCGCAGGCGTTCAACCTGCGGTTGACCAAGTCAATGGGCACGACAGCCACCGGCAAACGATTGACGGCCGCGTTGTTCGGCAAGGTCAGAAACGTCAGGGAATCAATCAGCACGCCAATCACAACGTGCTGAGCCAAGACCGCTACGAGTATCAGTTCACTGATGACCATGGTCGAGTCGTTCGGGCAAGTTCTGGACGTGCTCGAACCGGGCAATCGCGAACCAGCCAATCGAGTTCGAGTGAAACCAGAACTGGTCGTTCCAGCGGCTATTCGGCTAACGGCAATGCCCGTCACCAATTAAACGGGGACGGACAGGGCAACGAGCGCTCGGGACGCAGTGGGCTGCGGAGCGGCAGTCGCAGAAGCCGTCGTGATCGTGACCTGTCAAGAAACCGAGTGTCTCAGTCGGAACGATCGAGTCGTTCGCTTTCGAGCCGTGATTCGGAAAGCTCAGAGTCTCAGCGAGCCGAGCGTCCGGCACGAAGTTTGAAGACGCGTTCGGCATCGTCAAAGCGTTCGGGGCGTCCGTACGAAACTCGTTCTAGCGAATCGAGTTCAAGGCAATACCGCGAGCACAGTGCCGATGACGGTGAACTGAAGTTCTACTTGCAGCGAAGCAGTCCCATTGTCGATGCACCGTCGATCGGTGCACGGATGGCGGAAAGGCTGGAAGCTGTCGGCATCTGTGATGTGAACGATCTGCTGGAAGCCGATCCTGAGGGTTTGGCTGACGAACTGGGACATCGGCGAATCGATGCTGACGTGATCCGAATTTGGCAAAGTCAGTCGATTTTGGTTTGTCGGATTCCGATGCTTCGAGGTCACGACGCACAGTTGCTGGTTGCAGCCGATGTGACAACCGCCGAAGAGGTTGCCGCGTTTGATCCTGACGAATTGTTTGAGCTGATCCTTCCGATCGCGAAGAGCAATGAAGGCAAGCGAATCATTCGCGGTGGAAAGCTTCCGGACCTGGAAGAGATCAACGAGTGGATCGCCAACGCAAAGCAAAACCGCGATCTAGTCGCGGCATGAGAAATCGGTACCAAAGAAGCCGTGTGTCCTACTGAGCCGCAACGGCGCTAGCCGCGGTTGAGTGCAGCACGAACACGGGGTTTCCCGATCAGCCGCTTGGCGCCAGCCTGCGGTTGCCGCAACTGCATCCACTGGAACCGCACGCTGGCGCGTCGCGGCTGATATTTGCAGCACGAACATGAGCCCTCACGATCAGCAACGATTGCGTGTGCCTGCCCTGAGCCGCAGAGGTGCTAGCCGCGGTTGAGTGTGTTTGGCAGCCGGAGGCTGCGTGCATTGCGTGACAAGGCGGGAGCCTTGTCACGAGCAAGTGGCTGCTCGTCTCGTGCGAGGCTCCTGCCTCGCATGAACTGTCTCGCAGGCTCCGCCTGCAGTGACCAACATCTCACGCAACCGTCGCTAGCGCGATTACGGCTCAGTTGCATGTTCCCCTGAGCCGCGGTTGGGTGTGCAGCACGAACTCGGGGGTTCACGATCAGCCGCTTGGCGTCAGCCTGCGGTTGCCGCAACTGCATCCACTGGAACCGCACGCTGGCGCGTCGCGGCTGATACTTTTAGCACGAACAGGAGCCCTCACGATCAGCAACGGTTGCGTGTGCCTGCCCTGAGCCGCAAAGGCGCTAGCCGCGGTTGAGTGTGCAGCACGAACTCGGGGGTTCACGATCAGCCGCTTGGCGCCAGCCTGCGGTTGCCGCTACTGCATCCACTGGAACCGCACGCTGGCGCGTCGCGGCTGATATTTGCAGCACGAACAGGAGCCCTCGCGATCAGCAACGGTTGCGTGTGCCTGCCCTGAGCCGCAAAGGCACTAGCCGCGGTTGGGTGTGCAGCACGAACTCGGGGGTTCACGATCAGCCGCTTGGCGCCAGCCTGCGGTTACTGCTACTGCATCCACTAGAACCGCACGCTGGCGCGTAGCGGCTGATATTTGCAGCACGAACATGAGTCTTCACGATCAGCGACGGTTGGGTGTGCCTGCCTTGAGCCGCAAAGGCGCTAGCCGCGGTTGAGTGAATACGCAGTTGCTAACCGCGAGCCAACGCTCTGCGGCTGATGCGGCAACAAGGAACCATCGTCGCTTTCGCAAGTCCGACTCAGGTGATTTCCTCGCGACAAAAAAAATGCCAGGGACTTGCCCTGGCATTTTCTAAATTCGATTGACCGGTTTTGTTCGGACGAACAAAAGTCGGCTACAGGGTCGCACGAAGCTTTGCACCGTTACCGGCTTGACCGAAGGCGGTCATACGTGCGACGCAAACAGCTTTCATCGCGGCACGAGCTGGTTTCAGGTATGCACGTGGATCGAATGCCGCAGGATCTTCGCTGAAGACCTTTCGGATCGCACCGGTGATCGCCATACGGCAGTCGGTGTCGACGTTGATCTTACGAACGCCACTCTTGATGCCGCGTTGGATCTCTTCGACAGGCACGCCGTAAGTTTGCTTCATTTCACCACCGAACTGGTTGATGATGTCTTGAAGTTCTTGTGGCACGCTGCTGCTGCCGTGCATGACCAAGTGGGTGTTAGGGATCTTCGCGTGAATCGCTTCGATTCGGTCCATCGCCAGAACTTCGCCGGTTGGCTTTGCAGTGAACTTGTAAGCACCGTGGCTGGTTCCGATCGCGACAGCCAGAGCGTCGACGCCGGTTTCTTCGACGAAGCGAGCAGCTTCTTCTGGATCGGTCAGCAGTTGGTCGTGTGACAATTCACCGACCGCACCGTGACCATCTTCTTGTTCTCCACCACCGGTTTCTAGCGAGCCCAAGCAGCCCAATTCGCCTTCGACGCTGACGTTCTGTGCGTGAGCAAGCTCGACGACTTTCTTGGTGACAGCGACGTTGTAGTCGTAGTCTGCAGGAGTCTTGCCGTCTTCTTTCAGCGAACCGTCCATCATGACGCTGGTGAAGCCGTTTTCGATGGCCGACTGGCAAGTTTCGGGGCTGTTACCGTGATCCTGGTGCATCACGATAGGAATGTGCGGGTAAAGTTCGGTTGCGGCGATCATCAAATGACGCAAGTATGCGTCTTGGCTGTAGGCCCGTGCGCCACGCGATGCTTGGATGATCACAGGAGAATCTGTCTCCTCGGCGGCTTCCATGATCGACTGGATCTGTTCCATATTGTTGACGTTGAATGCCGCGACGCCGTAATCGTTTTCCGCAGCGTGGTCCAAGACGACGCGAAGAGGGACCAATGCCATGATCGAGTACCTTGAGCTAAAGATGGAGTTTGAAATTCGTAATTCGTCCGGCGATTATCCCACCGTGACGACTGGCCGCAAGGGCGGGCGACAATGATTCTGCTGTTGGACAATCAGGATTCCTTTGTGCATAACTTGGCGCGTTATTTTCGCCTTAGCGGGGCGGAAACGCGGGTTGTGCGCAGTAACCAAATTGCCGCCGAACAGGCGTTGGCGATGTCCCCCCACGCGATTGTGCTTTCCCCAGGACCTTTGGGCCCCAACGAGGCGGGATGCTGCGTCGAATTGGTCCAAAAGGCACCTGCCGACCTTCCAATCCTGGGGGTGTGTTTAGGGCACCAGGCCATCGGTGCAGCCTTTGGCGGAACGATCCAACGCAGCCAACCACGCCACGGATTGGCCAGCCCGATTCGCCATGATGAACAAGCTTTGTTTGCCGGATGCCCAAATCCGGTGGACGTTGCACGTTATCATTCGTTGGTGGTTTCGCACTCAGATTTGCCTAGCTGTTTAGAAGTTGCCGCGACCAGTTTGGATGACAATTGCATCATGGCACTTCGGCATCGGCAGCGACCTGTGTTCGGGGTCCAGTTTCATCCCGAGTCGGTGCTCAGCCCCTGTGGCCAGCAAATCGTCAACAACTTTGTTCGTCTCATTCGTGAGCCCCACGGCTCCAAGCCCACTGCCGAAAGTCCCACTACCCAGAACCCCTCTGTCCAAAAACCACTCCGTCCAGAGCCTACGTAGACATCGTGATTCTTGAATCGATCGTGACCACCATCGACCATGCTGGGCAGGTCAACATCGCACCGATGGGACCGCTGGTTCAGTTCCCCGACCGTTTAAAGACGGTAGGTGACCAGGACCCTGGGTTCCTGCTGCGTCCTTACGAAGGCTCGCGAACATTCCGAAATCTGATGCAAACCGGACGGGCAACGATTCATCTGACCGATGACGCATTGCTAATCGCGAAAGCGGCCATCGGTCCTATCGAGTCACCCGAACGGTTGGTCGGTCGCAAAGCAATTCAAACCGATTCGTCAACCGAGCACGCAGAATTCAGTCATGCGGTCTTAAACGATTGCCATCGATGGTTTGCCGTCGAGGTGGAATCAATGGTTCAATCGCCTCCACGATATGAGATGTCCTGTAAGTTACTAAGCCAGGCGATCCAAGGGCCATTCATCGGTTTCAACCGAGCCAAGCATGCCGTTATTGAGGCCGCGATTTTGGCAACACGTGTCGGTATCCTTGACGATGATGACATCCGGCGGCAGCTGGAAAGTTTGCGATCACCGATCGATAAGACAGCCGGTGATGACGAGTTTAAGGCTTGGGAATTGATCCAAGATTACATCGGACAAAAACTTTCGAAGCAGCCCTCGAGGCACTCCTCATGAAACGAGGCGACCGGAAAATTTATATCCGAACGGGCGCTCGTTTGCACTTCGGTTTGCTCGATTGCCACGCGCCGTTTGGTGGCTTGGGTTTGATGGTCGATCAACCGGAAACCGTGATCGAAGTGATCGAGGCTGATGCGTATCAATTGAGTGATTCGGTGATGCAGGTCGGATTTGCCGAACGCTCCGATGCGATTGTCAGTCGTGCTTGTGAGCACTTCGGGGTTGATGGTTTGCCACCCATCAAGATTTCCATCCTCGCAACGCCTCCGTTGCACCAAGGGTTCGGAAGTGGGACACAGTATTCTTTGGCGCTTGCCGAAGCATGCTGTCGCGTCCTTGGCGATGATTCAGTTCCGATCGAAACGATGGTCTTGGACATCGCCGGAAGGGCTCGCCGTAGTGCGATCGGTGCACACGGGTATTTTGTCGGTGGCTTAATCTTTGAATCGAATTCCGATGACGCCCGGTTAAATCCGATTCAGCAGCGGTCAGCGATTCCAGATTCGTGGTGCATGGCCTTGTTCCAACCGGCGAGTCAAATGCCAGTCATTGCTGGACAGCAAGAACAGGCTCATTTCGATCAGTTGAAATGTCAGCCGGAGCGAACCGAATTGCTTCGTCAAATCGCAACCGACGAATTGATGCCGGCCGCTCATCAAGCTGACTTTGCAGCGTTCTCATTGGCGATCCAGCGCTACAACCGCGAGAGTGGTTTGTTGTTCGAGTCGATCCAGGGCGGTCCCTATAACGGGACCTTTGTCAGTGAAACGGTGGATCGCCTAAAGCAATGCGGTGTGAACGGGGTTGGCCAAAGTAGCTGGGGGCCAACGGTTTTTGCTTGGTGCGAAGACCGCGCGTCAGCGGAATCGCTGGTGTCATCATGGGATGTGGGAGATTCTATCGCCACGGTCGTGACCGCTCGAAACCAAGGCCGCGCGTTGCAGCAAAGTTGTCTCGAGAGGCAATCGAATCATAGCTAAGCCGTAATCGCAATTTTAGGCTGAGCCGCAATCGCGCTAGCGACGGTTGCTTCAGATAGACAAGGCTCTTTCATACCAAGCCAATCTCAGCACAAGCATCACTTCTCGTGACAAGGCTCCCGCCTTGTCACGCAATGCATGGCAGCCTCTGGCTGCCGAATACACACAACCGTTGCTGATCGTGAAGACTCATGTTCGTGCTGCAAATATCAGCCGCTACGCGCCAGCGTGCGGTTCTAGTGGATGCAGTAGCGGTAACCGCAGGCTGGCGCCAAGCGGCTGATTGTGAAACCCTGTGTTCGTGCTGCACACCTAACCGCGGCTAGCGCCTTTGCGGCTCAGGAGGCATGCTAACTGAGCCGCAATCGCGCTAGCGACGGTTGCGTGAGTTGACGGGGCATTGCGGGCGGAGCCCGCGGGACATGTCATGCGAGGCAGAGCCTCGCACGAGAATGGGGATTGCTCTTGGTAAGGCCTCCCGGCAGCCGAATACACACAACCGTTGCTGATCGTGAAGACTCATGTTCGTTCTGCAAACATCAGCCGCTACGCGCCAGCGTGCGGTTCTAATGGATGCAGTAGCAGTAACCGGAGGCTGGCGCCAAGCGGCTGATCGTGAGATCCCGTGTTCGTGCTGCACACCCAACCGCGGCTAGCGCCTTTGCGGCTCAGGGGACGTGCAAACTGAGCCGTAATCGCGCTAGCGACGGTTTCGTGAGTTGCTGGTCACTGCGAGGCATAGCCTCGCACATGAACCGCGATCGTGCTGACGCGGTTTCACCGTCGATCAATCGCCACCGATAATTGGTCCGCCGTCTTTGCGTTGATTCGGCTTGAACGAGAACTTTGTCGTCGATTGTTTTCGGCCGGTACGGCGAGCCACGACGTCGGAACGGCTTTCGGCTTGATTGCGATTGCTGCTTCGCTTCTTCGTCGACTTGCGTCTTGTGCCTGCCGAACCCTTTCCGGCACTGCGGCGTTGACGACGTGTCTCGTCTTCTTCGTCGACCTCGTTGCGACTGTGTTCAATCGCCTTATGCAAACGCGCGACTTCTTCGCGAGTCAACTTGCGATACGCTCCGGGCGGAATGTCACCCAAGCGTAGCGGCCCGATCGCGATACGGCTTAGGACTTGGACTTTGTGACCGAGTCGAGCCAGGATGCGCCGGATCTCGCGGTTTTTACCTTCGCGAAGTGTGATTTCCAGTTCGGTCGATCGGCCGCGTGTTTTTAGAATCTTGGCTCCTTCAACACGAACAAAACCGTCGGAGATGTAAATCCCCTTCCGCATGTTCTTCATCGTCTCCGAGTCGATCTTTCCGGCAACGGTGACGCGATAGACTTTACGAACACCGTACTTTGGGTGGGCGAGCTGTTGTGCCAAGTCACCGTCGTTGGTCAGCAGCATCAAACCTTGGCTGCTTTGGTCCAGCCTGCCGACGGGAAAGACACGTTCGCTCCGTGGGACCAAGTCGATCACACGTTGTCGTCCGCGCGGGTCTGCGTTGGTGCTGAGGTATCCGGTCGGTTTGTTGACGGCATAGTACACGAGTTTCTGTTGACGAAGCTCGACACCATCGACACGGACTTTGCTGGTCTTCGGATCGACCGTGGTACCGAGTTCGACAACGGTTTTGCCATCGACGTCGACACGACCTTCCTCGATCAGTTCTTCGCATTGGCGTCGGCTTCCGTAGCCGGCTGCAGCTAGCAGCCGTTGGAGCCGTTGTGGCTGATCGCGTGTGGTCGTCGGCTTGCTGCTTCGTCGACTGGTTTTGGCAACCGGTTCGGAGTCAGCCTCTGTTTCGACTGGTTTTCGTCGTGTTCGCTTTGCGGCTGGCTTCGCTGATGACTTTGACGTCGGCTTTGCTGAACGCGAAGCTGGGCCGGTCGAACGCGAACGTTTGGCCTGCTTACGTGGTGCCGAGGATCTCTTTTTCTTCGCCATGATGACGTTCTAACTTATTCGGTGTGTTGATAGCCTTGGGGGGCCATGCGGATGTATTTTCCGGATTGCATTTTCCACAGTCCGGTGCGGCCGATGATTTTCCCGACGGCTGTTAACGGGGCGGGCAAGTCGGTGGCCAATAGTCGTTCGGCATCATCGGGACTGACAGCCAAAAGCAGTTCAAAGTCCTCGCCGTCACTCCAGGCATGATGAAATGCGGATTTCCCCGATTTGGCGCTCATCGAAGTCGCATCGGGGTGAATCGGAATGGCATCGACATCGAGCTCGACGCCGTAGCCGCTTGACGCGCAAAGTCGATCCAGATCGAGTGAGAAACCGTCGCTGACGTCGATTGCGGCATGAACGTCGACCAACTGCCGAACAGCCTGTGCCAAGTCGATCCGTGGCTCGGGCCGTAGGTGCCGGCCTCGAAGTGATCCGCCAAAGCTTCCGGTCGCAAGGACCACGTCGCCTTCTTGAGCTTCACTTCGCAGCCAAGGTTTGCCGTTCTCGGGAACATGTCCGAGCATCGTCACGTTGATCGACAATGGGCCGTCATACGTGGAGAGGTCTCCACCGGCGATGGCCACGTCAAACTTTCGGGCCGCTTCGAGAATACCTTCGTAGCACTCGCCGGCAATCTTTGTCGCGTCGGTTTGGGGAAGCGCTAACGTCACGATCGCGCTGTCCGCAACCGCACCCATCGCCGCGATATCACTCAGGTTGATCGCCATCGATTTGTAACCGATGTCTGCCAAGCTTTGCTTTTCGGAATCAAAGTCGACCCCATCGATAATCTGATCGGCGCAAGCGATCGTTAATGGCCCAGGATTCTCAATGACTGCAGCGTCATCCCCGATTCCGATCTGAACTTGCCGAAGGTCACGGGTACGTCCGCGCAAGTAAGCGAGAAATGATTGTTCCATTGTATGCAGGCGTCTGTATGCAGGCGTCTTGGTGGTGCTCGGACG is a window of Stieleria sp. JC731 DNA encoding:
- the fba gene encoding class II fructose-bisphosphate aldolase (catalyzes the reversible aldol condensation of dihydroxyacetonephosphate and glyceraldehyde 3-phosphate in the Calvin cycle, glycolysis, and/or gluconeogenesis), with translation MALVPLRVVLDHAAENDYGVAAFNVNNMEQIQSIMEAAEETDSPVIIQASRGARAYSQDAYLRHLMIAATELYPHIPIVMHQDHGNSPETCQSAIENGFTSVMMDGSLKEDGKTPADYDYNVAVTKKVVELAHAQNVSVEGELGCLGSLETGGGEQEDGHGAVGELSHDQLLTDPEEAARFVEETGVDALAVAIGTSHGAYKFTAKPTGEVLAMDRIEAIHAKIPNTHLVMHGSSSVPQELQDIINQFGGEMKQTYGVPVEEIQRGIKSGVRKINVDTDCRMAITGAIRKVFSEDPAAFDPRAYLKPARAAMKAVCVARMTAFGQAGNGAKLRATL
- a CDS encoding anthranilate synthase component II — protein: MILLLDNQDSFVHNLARYFRLSGAETRVVRSNQIAAEQALAMSPHAIVLSPGPLGPNEAGCCVELVQKAPADLPILGVCLGHQAIGAAFGGTIQRSQPRHGLASPIRHDEQALFAGCPNPVDVARYHSLVVSHSDLPSCLEVAATSLDDNCIMALRHRQRPVFGVQFHPESVLSPCGQQIVNNFVRLIREPHGSKPTAESPTTQNPSVQKPLRPEPT
- a CDS encoding DUF447 domain-containing protein, encoding MTTIDHAGQVNIAPMGPLVQFPDRLKTVGDQDPGFLLRPYEGSRTFRNLMQTGRATIHLTDDALLIAKAAIGPIESPERLVGRKAIQTDSSTEHAEFSHAVLNDCHRWFAVEVESMVQSPPRYEMSCKLLSQAIQGPFIGFNRAKHAVIEAAILATRVGILDDDDIRRQLESLRSPIDKTAGDDEFKAWELIQDYIGQKLSKQPSRHSS
- a CDS encoding beta-ribofuranosylaminobenzene 5'-phosphate synthase — its product is MKRGDRKIYIRTGARLHFGLLDCHAPFGGLGLMVDQPETVIEVIEADAYQLSDSVMQVGFAERSDAIVSRACEHFGVDGLPPIKISILATPPLHQGFGSGTQYSLALAEACCRVLGDDSVPIETMVLDIAGRARRSAIGAHGYFVGGLIFESNSDDARLNPIQQRSAIPDSWCMALFQPASQMPVIAGQQEQAHFDQLKCQPERTELLRQIATDELMPAAHQADFAAFSLAIQRYNRESGLLFESIQGGPYNGTFVSETVDRLKQCGVNGVGQSSWGPTVFAWCEDRASAESLVSSWDVGDSIATVVTARNQGRALQQSCLERQSNHS
- a CDS encoding pseudouridine synthase; its protein translation is MAKKKRSSAPRKQAKRSRSTGPASRSAKPTSKSSAKPAAKRTRRKPVETEADSEPVAKTSRRSSKPTTTRDQPQRLQRLLAAAGYGSRRQCEELIEEGRVDVDGKTVVELGTTVDPKTSKVRVDGVELRQQKLVYYAVNKPTGYLSTNADPRGRQRVIDLVPRSERVFPVGRLDQSSQGLMLLTNDGDLAQQLAHPKYGVRKVYRVTVAGKIDSETMKNMRKGIYISDGFVRVEGAKILKTRGRSTELEITLREGKNREIRRILARLGHKVQVLSRIAIGPLRLGDIPPGAYRKLTREEVARLHKAIEHSRNEVDEEDETRRQRRSAGKGSAGTRRKSTKKRSSNRNQAESRSDVVARRTGRKQSTTKFSFKPNQRKDGGPIIGGD
- a CDS encoding thiamine-phosphate kinase, translated to MEQSFLAYLRGRTRDLRQVQIGIGDDAAVIENPGPLTIACADQIIDGVDFDSEKQSLADIGYKSMAINLSDIAAMGAVADSAIVTLALPQTDATKIAGECYEGILEAARKFDVAIAGGDLSTYDGPLSINVTMLGHVPENGKPWLRSEAQEGDVVLATGSFGGSLRGRHLRPEPRIDLAQAVRQLVDVHAAIDVSDGFSLDLDRLCASSGYGVELDVDAIPIHPDATSMSAKSGKSAFHHAWSDGEDFELLLAVSPDDAERLLATDLPAPLTAVGKIIGRTGLWKMQSGKYIRMAPQGYQHTE